In Zingiber officinale cultivar Zhangliang chromosome 1A, Zo_v1.1, whole genome shotgun sequence, a genomic segment contains:
- the LOC122027860 gene encoding transmembrane protein 147-like, with protein sequence MTLFHFLNCALLTFGPHAVYYTATPLSEYDTIGTCVKAAIVYLGTALVKLICLATFLEVSDSDSFNPYQELLKALIGFIDVAGLYFALTQLTHRNISQNHKFQAVGLGWAFADSVLHRLVPLWVGARGLEFTWEYIFQGIEANADLVLNLSLAAIGSLMWLRRNKPKTLIPIIYACAGILATMPSIISYLRRALGWQPPKLVAFELSSSLVMAIISWQLFSACHRPA encoded by the exons ATGACGTTGTTCCACTTCTTGAACTGTGCCCTTCTCACCTTCGGCCCTCACGCCGTCTACTACACCGCTACTCCTCT ATCTGAGTATGATACAATTGGAACTTGTGTCAAAGCTGCTATAGTTTATCTAGGAACTGCTTTAGTAAAG CTTATATGCCTGGCAACGTTTCTTGAAGTATCTGACAGTGACAGCTTCAATCCCTATCAG GAATTACTCAAGGCACTAATTGGGTTTATAGACGTAGCTGGACTTTATTTTGCATTGACACAGCTGACTCACAGAAACATTTCTCAAAATCATAAGTTCCAGGCTGTTGGTCTTG GTTGGGCTTTTGCAGATTCCGTTTTGCACCGATTGGTACCTCTCTGGGTGGGAGCTAGAGGATTAGAGTTCACATGGGAGTATATATTTCAAGGCATTGAAGCAAATGCAGATCTG GTACTAAATCTCTCTCTGGCAGCAATTGGGTCGTTGATGTGGCTCAGGAGGAACAAGCCCAAAACCTTGATACCAATCATTTATGCATGTGCTGGTATTCTTGCAACAATGCCATCTATCATAAG CTATCTAAGAAGGGCTCTAGGGTGGCAACCTCCAAAGCTAGTGGCTTTTGAATTGAGTTCTTCATTGGTGATGGCCATCATCAGCTGGCAGCTTTTTTCTGCTTGCCATAGACCAGCATAA